A window of Deinococcus radiotolerans contains these coding sequences:
- a CDS encoding endonuclease domain-containing protein — protein sequence MQRRRQRESVSTEVARRLRHDMTPEERLLWSRLRGAGLGVSFRRQEVIGPFVVDFVCYPARLVVELDGSQHAGSESDRLRDAKLTADGFTVLRFWNHEVRGNLDGVLARVAEHLAGVM from the coding sequence ATGCAGCGTAGGCGACAGAGGGAAAGCGTCAGTACCGAGGTGGCGCGGCGGTTGCGGCATGACATGACGCCGGAGGAACGGCTGCTGTGGTCGCGGCTGCGCGGGGCAGGGCTGGGCGTGAGTTTCCGGCGGCAGGAGGTGATCGGGCCGTTTGTGGTGGATTTCGTGTGTTATCCGGCGCGGCTGGTGGTGGAACTGGACGGCAGCCAGCATGCGGGCAGCGAGTCGGACCGACTGCGGGACGCGAAGCTCACGGCGGACGGGTTCACGGTGCTGCGCTTCTGGAACCACGAAGTGCGGGGCAACCTGGACGGTGTGCTGGCGCGCGTCGCGGAGCATCTGGCAGGCGTGATGTAA